A single Bifidobacterium asteroides DNA region contains:
- a CDS encoding FAD-binding protein — translation MPTFADITTVGVGGSMAAFVQPQSRVGMIEAVEDADSKGLPLCLIGGGSNLLASDQDFPGVVVRDTRQDISVPDEVAPPEGGAPVVHINATAGTNWDDLVSYCVRMHLIGAEGLSGIPGTVGASVVQNIGAYGQEVGRLVDSVEVWDRQNKVTAYLRASDMDFGYRTSLLKQTMYQAPAVPDARFFPTPRYVVLSVTLVLRHGSASQVGSAQLARALGVEVGATLPLERIRQAVLTIRAGKGMLEDPYRYLTDWMGSCRRTSDLEEALEAVQDDLHGPRGERVLLDRHSCGSFFTNPIISRKAADALPADAPRYPVEDSALVKTSAAWLIDHAGFHRGFALEEGSAAALSDVHTLALTNRGGARSDDLVALARAIQKGVDSTFGIHLIPEPVTPGIDLAW, via the coding sequence ATGCCGACCTTTGCTGATATCACCACTGTGGGTGTGGGCGGGAGCATGGCCGCCTTCGTTCAGCCCCAAAGCCGTGTGGGCATGATCGAGGCTGTGGAGGACGCGGATTCCAAGGGGCTGCCCCTTTGCCTGATCGGCGGGGGATCCAACCTGCTGGCCTCCGACCAGGATTTTCCCGGCGTGGTTGTGCGTGACACCCGTCAGGACATCAGCGTGCCCGACGAGGTGGCTCCGCCTGAAGGTGGTGCTCCTGTTGTTCACATCAACGCAACGGCTGGGACCAATTGGGATGATCTGGTCTCCTACTGCGTGCGCATGCACCTGATCGGGGCAGAGGGCCTATCCGGCATCCCCGGGACTGTCGGGGCCTCGGTGGTCCAGAACATCGGCGCCTACGGCCAGGAGGTCGGCCGCCTGGTCGACTCGGTCGAGGTCTGGGACCGCCAGAACAAGGTCACTGCCTATCTGCGGGCCTCGGATATGGATTTCGGATACAGGACCTCCCTGCTCAAGCAGACCATGTATCAGGCGCCGGCTGTGCCCGACGCACGGTTCTTCCCCACGCCGCGCTACGTGGTCCTTTCGGTCACCCTGGTCCTGCGACACGGGTCCGCCTCTCAGGTGGGTTCCGCCCAGCTGGCCAGGGCCCTGGGTGTGGAGGTCGGGGCAACCCTACCCCTGGAGCGGATCCGTCAGGCGGTTCTGACCATCAGAGCAGGCAAGGGGATGCTGGAGGATCCCTACCGGTACCTGACAGATTGGATGGGATCCTGCCGTCGGACCTCCGACCTGGAAGAGGCTCTGGAGGCAGTCCAGGATGACCTTCACGGCCCCAGGGGCGAGCGGGTGCTGCTTGACCGTCATAGCTGCGGGAGTTTCTTCACCAATCCGATCATCAGTCGCAAGGCCGCGGATGCCCTGCCGGCGGATGCCCCGCGCTATCCTGTCGAAGACTCGGCATTGGTCAAGACCTCAGCAGCCTGGCTGATCGATCATGCAGGCTTCCACAGGGGATTCGCCCTGGAAGAGGGGTCGGCTGCCGCCCTGTCTGATGTGCACACACTGGCCTTGACCAACCGCGGAGGTGCTCGCTCAGACGACTTGGTGGCCTTGGCCCGTGCCATCCAGAAAGGTGTGGATTCCACCTTCGGCATCCATCTGATTCCCGAGCCTGTTACCCCAGGCATCGACCTGGCCTGGTAG